Genomic DNA from bacterium:
CTCCTTCAAAATCAGAATATTCAATAGGATGGTCTTCAACTTCAACAGCGAGTTTTTTATCATTTTGACTGGTTGGAATTTCTTTTGGTATAGCCCATGATTTTAAAACTCCATTTATTTCAAGTCGTAAGTCAAAATGATGATAAGTAGCGAAATGCTCTTGAATAACAAAAATCATTTTATTTTTCCTTTTGTAGGACAGATCTTATATAAAGGGCAATTTTTACAATCAGGATTTTTTGCCTTACAGATATTTCTTCCAAAAAGTATCAATCTAAAAGGAAAATCAATCCATTTTTCTTTTGGTATTATTTTCATTAAATCTTTCTCTATTTTTTCAGCATCTGTATTTTTAGTTAAACCAAGCCGCTGGGAAACTCTTTTTACATGCGTATCAACAACAATTCCTTCTG
This window encodes:
- the nth gene encoding endonuclease III, with product SLFKKFKTPFDFNKADIVEIMNEIKSVNFYRNKAKNIKKLSEILVKEFEGKVPDKMEELINLPGVARKTANVVLSQAFGKAEGIVVDTHVKRVSQRLGLTKNTDAEKIEKDLMKIIPKEKWIDFPFRLILFGRNICKAKNPDCKNCPLYKICPTKGKIK